From a single Aquarana catesbeiana isolate 2022-GZ linkage group LG09, ASM4218655v1, whole genome shotgun sequence genomic region:
- the LOC141107284 gene encoding olfactory receptor 5V1-like has translation MEKADQKNQTLVSFFLVVGFSEDKEPQLCLFLVFLCIYLITVIGNILILFVISSSQRLHTPMYFFLANLSIIDIIFSSVTVPKLLFILATAQKKMSFSDCITQLSFFQFFVVAECYLLAVMAYDRYVAICFPLNYMLIISKEVRIRMVIACWACGFVNSLTQAISVLHLDFCGPNKVDHFFCDVTPLFKLSCSDTRLGEAVFLIAVALAGMGPFTFILVSYGRIITAVLKISTSKGRLKTFSTCASHFTVVELYYGSGIFSYIWPSSTYAMDKDVKLVAVLYTIMTPMLNPIIYSLRNREVKQALKKALGNKRIK, from the coding sequence ATGGAAAAAGCTGACCAGAAAAACCAaactttggtgtctttttttttggttgttggcTTTTCAGAAGATAAAGAACCTCAGCTTTGTCTCTTCCTGGTCTTCCTCTGCATCTATCTCATCACAGTCATTGGTAACATACTCATCCTTTTTGTCATCTCCTCCAGCCAGCGACTACACACACCAATGTACTTCTTCTTAGCCAACCTGTCCATCATTGACATCATCTTTTCTTCTGTTACTGTTCCCAAACTTCTCTTTATTTTAGCCACTGCCCAGAAGAAAATGTCCTTCTCTGACTGTATCACCCAGCTTTCGTTCTTCCAATTCTTTGTGGTAGCTGAATGTTATCTTCTAGCAGTCATGGCTTATGACCGATATGTGGCTATCTGCTTCCCTCTTAACTACATGCTTATTATAAGCAAGGAGGTCCGCATCCGCATGGTCATTGCCTGCTGGGCCTGTGGCTTTGTCAACTCACTGACTCAAGCCATCTCTGTCTTACACCTCGACTTCTGTGGTCCCAATAAAGTGGACCACTTCTTCTGTGACGTCACTCCTCTTTTTAAATTGTCTTGTTCTGACACGCGGCTTGGGGAGGCTGTGTTTTTAATAGCAGTGGCTTTAGCAGGTATGGGGCCATTTACTTTTATTCTGGTGAGCTACGGTCGGATTATCACAGCAGTTTTAAAAATTAGCACCAGTAAAGGACGTCTTAAAACCTTCTCCACTTGCGCTTCTCACTTCACAGTGGTGGAACTCTATTATGGTAGCGGCATCTTCAGCTACATTTGGCCATCCTCAACTTACGCCATGGACAAGGACGTCAAATTGGTGGCTGTACTTTATACAATTATGACCCCCATGTTGAACCCTATTATTTACAGCTTGAGGAACAGGGAGGTAAAACAGGCTCTTAAGAAGGCTTTGGGGAACAAGAGAATAAAATAA